From Syngnathus typhle isolate RoL2023-S1 ecotype Sweden linkage group LG13, RoL_Styp_1.0, whole genome shotgun sequence, a single genomic window includes:
- the LOC133166133 gene encoding leukocyte cell-derived chemotaxin 1-like isoform X2, producing the protein MAGNSEKAYSSVAEKPAATGRLLKAGIAVLVAGAVLLLLGAVGAFYFWNNNEKHVYNVHYSMSINGKVEEGTMEIDTKNNMEKFSTSSGADQAMEVHDFEIGITGIRFSGGEKCFIKTQVKARLPDVEGLDKDSMTFDLEDEVMPAKFEDDLVWVAAGAPLSDSTFLSDKIKDLCGDLPIFWLRPTYSTSGHRKTRAAPRRRQAPTDEEKDDVEAEFNPENPYHNNLEGEDSMNIDPRLDHEGVCCRECRRSYTHCQRICEPLGGYHPWPYHYRGCQVACRVIMPCNWWVARILGIV; encoded by the exons ATGGCCGGGAACTCCGAGAAG GCATACTCCAGCGTGGCCGAGAAACCTGCAGCGACCGGGCGCCTCCTGAAGGCCGGGATCGCAGTGCTCGTCGCCGGGGCCGTGTTGCTCCTTCTGGGGGCCGTTGGAGCGTTTTACTTCTGGAACAACAATGAAAAACAC gtcTACAATGTCCACTACAGCATGAGCATCAATGGCAAAGTGGAGGAGGGCACGATGGAGATCGACACAAAGAACAACATGGAAAAGTTCAGCACGAGCAGTGGGGCGGATCAGGCCATGGAGGTCCACGATTTTGAGATT ggaATCACAGGGATCCGGTTTTCAGGGGGTGAGAAGTGCTTCATTAAGACCCAGGTGAAGGCCCGCCTGCCTGATGTGGAGGGTCTTGACAAGGACTCAATGACCTTTGACCTG GAGGATGAGGTGATGCCGGCCAAGTTTGAGGATGACCTTGTATGGGTGGCGGCTGGTGCGCCTCTCTCCGACTCTACTTTCCTCAGTGACAAGATTAAGGATTTGTGTGGAGATCTGCCCATCTTCTGGCTGCGCCCTACCTACTCTACCA GCGGACATAGGAAGACGAGGGCCGCCCCCCGCCGCCGTCAGGCACCCACGGATGAAGAAAAAGACGACGTGGAGGCCGAGTTCAACCCCGAGAACCCCTATCAC AACAACCTTGAGGGGGAGGATAGCATGAACATCGACCCCAGGTTGGACCACGAGGGCGTTTGCTGCAGAGAGTGCCGGCGCAGTTACACCCACTGCCAGAGGATCTGTGAGCCACTGGGGGGTTACCACCCGTGGCCGTACCATTACAGAGGCTGCCAAGTGGCTTGTCGAGTGATCATGCCTTGCAACTGGTGGGTGGCACGTATTCTGGGGATTGTGTAG
- the LOC133166133 gene encoding leukocyte cell-derived chemotaxin 1-like isoform X1, whose translation MAGNSEKVPIASAGPEEMQQFMPPAYSSVAEKPAATGRLLKAGIAVLVAGAVLLLLGAVGAFYFWNNNEKHVYNVHYSMSINGKVEEGTMEIDTKNNMEKFSTSSGADQAMEVHDFEIGITGIRFSGGEKCFIKTQVKARLPDVEGLDKDSMTFDLEDEVMPAKFEDDLVWVAAGAPLSDSTFLSDKIKDLCGDLPIFWLRPTYSTSGHRKTRAAPRRRQAPTDEEKDDVEAEFNPENPYHNNLEGEDSMNIDPRLDHEGVCCRECRRSYTHCQRICEPLGGYHPWPYHYRGCQVACRVIMPCNWWVARILGIV comes from the exons ATGGCCGGGAACTCCGAGAAGGTACCGATCGCCTCAGCGGGACCGGAGGAAATGCAGCAGTTTATGCCTCCT GCATACTCCAGCGTGGCCGAGAAACCTGCAGCGACCGGGCGCCTCCTGAAGGCCGGGATCGCAGTGCTCGTCGCCGGGGCCGTGTTGCTCCTTCTGGGGGCCGTTGGAGCGTTTTACTTCTGGAACAACAATGAAAAACAC gtcTACAATGTCCACTACAGCATGAGCATCAATGGCAAAGTGGAGGAGGGCACGATGGAGATCGACACAAAGAACAACATGGAAAAGTTCAGCACGAGCAGTGGGGCGGATCAGGCCATGGAGGTCCACGATTTTGAGATT ggaATCACAGGGATCCGGTTTTCAGGGGGTGAGAAGTGCTTCATTAAGACCCAGGTGAAGGCCCGCCTGCCTGATGTGGAGGGTCTTGACAAGGACTCAATGACCTTTGACCTG GAGGATGAGGTGATGCCGGCCAAGTTTGAGGATGACCTTGTATGGGTGGCGGCTGGTGCGCCTCTCTCCGACTCTACTTTCCTCAGTGACAAGATTAAGGATTTGTGTGGAGATCTGCCCATCTTCTGGCTGCGCCCTACCTACTCTACCA GCGGACATAGGAAGACGAGGGCCGCCCCCCGCCGCCGTCAGGCACCCACGGATGAAGAAAAAGACGACGTGGAGGCCGAGTTCAACCCCGAGAACCCCTATCAC AACAACCTTGAGGGGGAGGATAGCATGAACATCGACCCCAGGTTGGACCACGAGGGCGTTTGCTGCAGAGAGTGCCGGCGCAGTTACACCCACTGCCAGAGGATCTGTGAGCCACTGGGGGGTTACCACCCGTGGCCGTACCATTACAGAGGCTGCCAAGTGGCTTGTCGAGTGATCATGCCTTGCAACTGGTGGGTGGCACGTATTCTGGGGATTGTGTAG
- the LOC133165691 gene encoding protocadherin-8-like produces the protein MRETWWLLLLSLTSLAAVTKTKTVKYQTFEEDAPGTVIGNLAKDISSASAYSSVGSRSSFRMMKQFNSSFIRLRESDGLLSIGERIDRERICKHTQQCLVSFDVVSFSKEQFKLIHVEVEVKDINDNSPVFPRKESTMDISENTAVGTRIPLDFAVDEDVGVNYIQSYQISVNSHFSIDVLSRADGVKYAELVLMKELDRETQASYALELVAMDGGNPSRSGTTRVNIKVKDYNDNSPVFDQNSFSVDLPEDAPVGTLLLDLNAEDPDEGLNGEVVYGFGNQVPLEIRQLFKVDRKSGRLTLESPIDFESKNTYEFDVQAADLGPNPSPAICKIVVQVQDVNDNAPEISITPMTSITAGIAYITEAAARESFVALVSTSDRDSGANGQVHCTLYGHDHFRLQQAYEDSFMIVSTSPLDREKIPEYNLTVVAEDLGSPPFRTITQYTIRLTDENDNAPVFSKPVYEVAVVENNAPGAYVTTVVARDVDMGPNGKVTYKLADTHFMGSPISTFVSVDPASGSLYALRSFNYEVMKQLELRITANDGGSPPLSGSANVFLRVVDQNDNAPAITHPVLNNSSAEVLLPRDAPSGYVITRVEARDADEGVNSELSFGLATGEPSMFSVNKVTGDIYLNRLLSHDVDDTLSVTVTVSDNGRPALTSTATLHFLIIAGSPPSDRTVYQAGGGGVASAQWDLSVVIIVVLAGSCTLLLLAIILIATTCNRHRGDKSGEDSDSYGEKSTLERARNHVAGNPLLPMHAAAAGSVTFEGHSYNSEAHAGGSDMCSASEDGSEVPCVYDSDTNNKPTGNKHEGYSTLPGYGNAKEAVRPITIWKGNSYTTISARDPAFSGKDSGKGDSDFNDSDSDVSGDTGLKKDGASVPPMAGQNALWACTSECKVLGHSDRCWSPSAVRANAAPSPAPTVSSFTSHSKTASLPRDPHRKDNYYQAHIPKTVGLQSVYEKVLDREYDYVMITPTRPVRVQEVCSDVTIPVYTPSPTHCNKNDA, from the exons ATGAGGGAAACGTGGTGGCTCTTGTTGCTTTCTTTGACAAGCCTGGCAGCTGTCACAAAGACAAAGACGGTCAAGTATCAAACCTTCGAGGAAGACGCCCCGGGCACAGTGATCGGTAACTTGGCCAAGGACATCTCTTCTGCCTCTGCATACTCCTCTGTAGGGTCCCGGTCCAGTTTCAGGATGATGAAACAGTTCAACTCCTCTTTCATCCGTCTGAGGGAGAGCGACGGGCTGCTGAGCATCGGGGAGCGGATAGACAGGGAGCGCATCTGCAAACACACCCAGCAATGCCTCGTCTCTTTCGACGTGGTAAGTTTCTCCAAGGAGCAGTTCAAGCTCATCCACGTTGAGGTGGAGGTCAAGGACATCAACGACAACTCCCCGGTGTTCCCTCGTAAAGAGTCGACTATGGACATCTCGGAAAACACCGCCGTGGGGACCCGCATCCCCCTGGACTTTGCCGTGGATGAGGACGTCGGGGTGAACTACATTCAAAGCTATCAGATCTCAGTCAACAGTCACTTTTCCATCGACGTGCTGAGCAGGGCTGATGGGGTTAAATATGCAGAGCTGGTGCTCATGAAAGAGTTAGACCGTGAGACTCAGGCTTCTTATGCGCTGGAATTGGTCGCTATGGATGGCGGGAACCCGTCCCGCTCGGGAACCACGCGTGTCAACATCAAGGTGAAAGATTACAATGACAATAGTCCCGTTTTTGACCAGAACAGCTTCTCCGTGGACTTGCCAGAAGACGCTCCCGTGGGCACTCTGCTGCTGgacctgaatgcagaggacCCAGATGAAGGGCTGAACGGCGAGGTGGTGTACGGCTTTGGGAACCAGGTGCCCTTAGAGATCCGCCAACTCTTCAAAGTGGACAGAAAAAGCGGCAGGCTCACCCTGGAAAGCCCCATTGACTTTGAAAGTAAGAACACGTACGAGTTTGATGTCCAGGCCGCCGACTTGGGTCCGAACCCCAGCCCGGCCATTTGCAAAATCGTCGTTCAGGTGCAAGACGTTAACGACAACGCGCCCGAGATCTCCATCACCCCCATGACATCCATCACCGCGGGGATCGCCTACATCACCGAGGCAGCGGCCAGGGAGAGTTTTGTGGCGCTGGTCAGTACCTCGGACAGAGATTCCGGAGCCAACGGGCAAGTGCATTGCACCCTCTACGGACACGACCACTTCAGACTGCAGCAAGCCTACGAGGACAGCTTCATGATCGTGAGCACCAGCCCGTTAGACCGTGAGAAAATTCCCGAGTACAACCTGACGGTGGTGGCTGAGGACCTGGGTTCTCCTCCCTTCAGAACCATCACTCAGTACACCATCCGGCTCACGGACGAGAACGACAACGCGCCGGTGTTCAGTAAGCCCGTGTACGAAGTGGCCGTGGTGGAGAACAACGCGCCTGGTGCGTACGTCACCACAGTGGTGGCGCGGGACGTGGATATGGGGCCCAACGGAAAGGTCACCTACAAATTAGCGGACACCCACTTCATGGGCTCCCCGATTTCCACATTTGTGTCGGTGGACCCCGCCAGCGGGTCACTTTACGCGTTGCGGAGCTTCAACTACGAAGTGATGAAGCAACTGGAGCTGCGAATCACAGCCAATGACGGTGGCTCCCCGCCCCTGTCTGGAAGCGCCAATGTTTTCCTGAGGGTGGTGGACCAGAACGACAATGCACCGGCCATCACCCACCCGGTACTCAACAACAGCTCGGCCGAGGTCCTCTTGCCCCGGGACGCGCCGAGTGGCTACGTCATCACGCGTGTAGAAGCCCGAGATGCGGACGAAGGCGTCAACTCAGAGCTTTCCTTCGGTTTGGCCACCGGCGAACCGTCCATGTTCTCCGTCAACAAGGTCACGGGGGACATCTACCTGAACCGATTGCTCAGCCACGACGTGGACGATACCTTGAGCGTGACGGTGACGGTGAGTGACAACGGCAGGCCGGCGCTCACCTCCACCGCCACGCTACATTTCCTCATCATCGCCGGGTCCCCGCCGAGCGACCGCACCGTGTACCAGGCGGGCGGCGGGGGTGTCGCGTCGGCGCAGTGGGACCTGTCTGTGGTCATCATCGTCGTCTTGGCGGGGAGCTGCACACTTCTGCTCCTCGCCATCATCCTCATCGCCACCACCTGCAACCGCCACAGAGGAGACAAGAGTGGCGAGGACAGCGACTCGTATGGAGAGAAAAGTACTTTGGAGCGCGCCAGGAACCACGTGGCCGGAAACCCGCTTCTCCCCATGCACGCGGCCGCCGCGGGGTCAGTGACCTTCGAGGGACACTCGTACAACAGTGAGGCCCACGCCGGGGGTAGCGACATGTGCTCGGCCTCAGAGGACGGCAGCGAGGTCCCCTGCGTTTATGACtcagacacaaacaacaagCCAACAGGGAATAAACATGAG GGATACTCGACATTGCCTGGCTATGGGAACGCAAAGGAGGCCGTGAGGCCAATCACCATATGGAAGGGTAACTCTTACACCACCATCTCCGCCAGGGACCCTGCCTTCAGTGGCAAAGACAGCGGAAAGGGGGACAGTGACTTCAATGACAGTGACAGTGATGTGAGCGGAGACACTGGCTTGAAGAAAGATGGCGCATCTGTTCCCCCGATGGCTGGCCAAAATG ctttatGGGCTTGCACCAGCGAGTGTAAGGTTCTGGGTCATTCGGATCGCTGTTGGAGCCCCTCAGCAGTGAGAGCCAACGCAGCCCCATCACCCGCCCCAACTGTTTCGTCCTTCACCAGCCACTCCAAGACAGCTTCCTTGCCTCGGGACCCCCACCGAAAGGACAACTACTACCAAGCGCACATCCCCAAAACTGTAGGCCTGCAGAGCGTGTATGAGAAGGTCCTGGACAGGGAGTATGACTATGTCATGATCACCCCCACAAGGCCGGTGAGGGTCCAGGAGGTGTGCAGTGATGTCACTATCCCCGTATACACACCCAGTCCGACACACTGTAACAAAAATGATGCGTGA